A single genomic interval of Methanocorpusculum sp. harbors:
- a CDS encoding proton-conducting transporter membrane subunit yields the protein MNVLFDNLPALLIAVPLFCAFLVPIIGRFLPQIRDAWIICASFASSLLAVITAFTVYTKGTIVYVFGAAAGSPAAPIDSGGIPFRIIFTIDGFGVFMLLSAAIVSFAVVLYLVSSQKERSGKSEFYALYLLLTAGIFGMVSTGDMFNFFVFLEINSLAGAALVSYHRRGGIAAEGALKYLIVNTVGGLMVLFSIGLLYAQYNSLNMAVIASQISLSTLNIIALVLFIAALAMKAGSVPFHFATPDAYSVAPSGITAVMIVASQAGLYGLFRILFTLYGDTFNTVTLGWVIIVLGVLSMVIGVTMAIPQKDVKRLLAYHAVSQTGYMLLGVGVALAVLGDPIAMASYGQTAMEGGLFHIINHAMYKGLLFLAVGAVIYRTGVWSLNKMGGLGHNMKWTMIFFLIGALAIAGIPPFNGFASKLMIYESVFAFNPALSIIAMVVSILTLASFMKVFHSMFMGPQLPEYAEVKEVPKLMIAGMVILTIFVIGFGLFPDLVVNNLVAPAADALINKGAYITAVFGGGL from the coding sequence ATGAACGTTCTTTTCGATAATCTGCCGGCACTGCTGATCGCGGTTCCGCTGTTCTGCGCATTCCTCGTCCCGATCATCGGAAGATTCCTTCCGCAGATCCGCGATGCCTGGATCATTTGTGCCTCGTTCGCTTCAAGTCTTCTCGCCGTTATTACGGCGTTCACGGTCTACACGAAGGGAACGATCGTGTATGTCTTCGGAGCGGCTGCAGGCTCGCCCGCGGCTCCGATCGACTCAGGAGGGATCCCATTCAGGATCATCTTCACGATCGACGGATTCGGCGTATTCATGCTGCTTTCAGCGGCGATCGTTTCTTTCGCGGTCGTTCTCTACCTCGTTTCATCCCAAAAGGAACGGAGCGGAAAATCCGAGTTCTATGCACTGTATCTTTTGCTGACCGCAGGCATCTTCGGCATGGTCTCAACCGGGGACATGTTCAACTTCTTCGTGTTCCTGGAGATCAACTCCCTTGCCGGCGCAGCGCTCGTCTCCTATCACCGGAGAGGCGGAATCGCGGCCGAAGGAGCGCTCAAATACCTGATCGTCAACACCGTCGGCGGACTCATGGTCCTGTTCTCGATCGGTCTCCTGTATGCCCAGTATAATTCGCTGAACATGGCAGTGATCGCGTCGCAGATCTCGCTTTCGACCCTGAACATCATCGCACTTGTCCTCTTCATCGCGGCTCTCGCCATGAAAGCAGGATCGGTCCCGTTCCACTTCGCAACGCCCGATGCATACTCGGTCGCCCCCTCGGGGATCACCGCAGTCATGATCGTTGCAAGCCAGGCAGGTCTGTATGGTCTGTTTAGGATCCTCTTCACGCTCTACGGCGACACGTTCAACACCGTTACGCTTGGCTGGGTCATCATCGTTCTTGGTGTCCTCTCAATGGTCATCGGCGTTACGATGGCGATTCCCCAGAAGGATGTCAAACGTCTGCTGGCATATCATGCCGTTTCGCAGACCGGATACATGCTTCTCGGCGTGGGCGTAGCGTTGGCAGTTTTAGGAGATCCCATCGCGATGGCCTCCTATGGTCAGACGGCCATGGAAGGAGGTCTCTTCCATATCATCAACCATGCGATGTACAAGGGTCTCCTGTTCCTCGCGGTCGGTGCCGTTATTTATCGGACCGGTGTCTGGAGTCTGAACAAGATGGGAGGTCTCGGCCACAACATGAAATGGACGATGATCTTCTTCCTGATCGGAGCATTGGCGATCGCAGGCATCCCGCCCTTTAACGGATTTGCCTCGAAGCTGATGATCTATGAGTCGGTCTTTGCATTCAACCCGGCCCTTTCGATCATCGCGATGGTCGTTTCCATCCTAACGCTCGCATCCTTCATGAAAGTGTTCCACTCGATGTTTATGGGACCTCAGCTCCCCGAGTATGCAGAAGTAAAGGAAGTCCCGAAGCTCATGATCGCAGGAATGGTCATCCTGACGATATTCGTCATCGGATTTGGTCTCTTCCCGGATCTAGTGGTGAACAATCTCGTTGCCCCGGCGGCTGATGCCCTCATTAATAAAGGTGCATATATCACCGCGGTCTTTGGAGGCGGATTATGA
- a CDS encoding hydrogenase, whose translation MIGDLLTGYGFWNPLVWIAVMATGLLVAWLIWRCGESDYDIGTEQTKPYLSGNDEPEKGAVHIRGGNMYWGFTHALKGYYDKLIPLHSGVVNDYLAWFLIGVIVIFVVVIMV comes from the coding sequence ATGATCGGAGATCTTTTAACAGGATACGGATTCTGGAATCCGCTCGTCTGGATCGCCGTTATGGCCACGGGACTTCTGGTCGCCTGGCTTATCTGGCGCTGCGGCGAGTCGGACTATGACATAGGAACCGAACAGACGAAACCCTACCTCTCAGGAAACGACGAGCCCGAAAAAGGCGCAGTCCATATCAGAGGCGGGAACATGTACTGGGGATTTACGCATGCCCTCAAAGGATACTATGACAAACTCATCCCGCTCCATTCCGGTGTGGTGAACGATTACCTCGCATGGTTCCTGATAGGAGTCATTGTTATTTTCGTGGTGGTGATCATGGTATGA
- a CDS encoding nickel-dependent hydrogenase large subunit, translating to MAGNAPYIVPVGPIHPALKEPVHIELTVVGEEVISADFTPGQTHRGIEWMGLSRNPVQIVHLTDRICGICGVTHSLAFARAVEQIADITVPERGDYVRTIIAEFERIQSHLLWAGVAAHELGFDTLFYLAWRVREEAMDAIEVITGNRVNYDIIQIGGTRRDITEDQYVKIRKCLNTYKDLFAKLKKLFLEDAVIKSRCVGTGLLSFETAMAYSAVGPTSRASGVTADLRVDYPYCAYGDLDIKPVMPTIYGSDVNGDTYDRIVVRIFEIAQSIEIVETCLDNMPPGPALWEEKVAKILSTCKKASGEAVGRHEAPRGEAVHYVAMDGAEAPIAWKVKASSYSNLHVWPIILKGAQLADIPVIVASVDPCMSCTDRVAITDNGSTKIFTKEQLAKMSYEKSRRMMQ from the coding sequence ATGGCCGGAAATGCGCCATACATCGTCCCGGTCGGTCCGATCCACCCGGCACTCAAAGAGCCGGTCCACATCGAACTGACCGTCGTCGGCGAAGAGGTCATCTCGGCCGACTTCACGCCCGGACAGACCCACCGCGGTATCGAGTGGATGGGTCTGTCCCGAAACCCGGTCCAGATCGTGCATCTCACCGACCGGATCTGCGGTATCTGCGGTGTGACCCACTCGCTTGCATTCGCACGGGCGGTCGAACAGATCGCGGACATCACCGTCCCCGAACGCGGAGATTATGTCAGAACGATCATCGCCGAGTTCGAGCGTATCCAGTCCCACCTGCTTTGGGCAGGAGTCGCCGCCCACGAACTCGGATTCGACACGCTGTTCTATCTTGCGTGGAGGGTCCGCGAAGAAGCGATGGATGCGATAGAAGTGATCACCGGAAACCGGGTGAATTATGATATCATCCAGATCGGCGGGACACGCCGGGACATCACAGAGGATCAGTATGTAAAGATCCGCAAATGTCTGAACACCTACAAGGACCTGTTTGCGAAACTGAAAAAACTGTTCCTGGAAGACGCGGTCATCAAATCCCGCTGCGTCGGAACAGGCCTTCTCTCATTCGAAACCGCGATGGCGTATTCCGCCGTCGGTCCGACCTCGCGGGCATCGGGCGTTACTGCCGATCTCCGTGTTGATTATCCCTACTGCGCCTACGGAGATCTGGATATCAAACCAGTCATGCCCACCATCTACGGAAGCGATGTGAACGGAGATACCTATGACCGGATCGTGGTCCGTATCTTTGAGATCGCTCAGTCAATCGAGATCGTCGAGACATGCCTCGACAACATGCCTCCGGGACCCGCCCTCTGGGAAGAGAAAGTCGCAAAGATCCTCTCGACCTGCAAGAAAGCATCGGGCGAAGCAGTCGGACGTCACGAAGCCCCGAGAGGAGAAGCAGTCCATTATGTAGCGATGGACGGGGCAGAAGCTCCGATCGCCTGGAAGGTCAAAGCCTCATCATACAGTAATCTGCATGTCTGGCCAATCATTCTGAAAGGCGCTCAGCTTGCCGACATCCCAGTCATCGTTGCCTCGGTCGATCCGTGCATGTCATGCACTGACCGTGTCGCCATCACGGATAACGGATCCACGAAGATCTTCACGAAAGAACAGCTCGCAAAGATGTCCTACGAGAAGTCCCGGAGGATGATGCAATGA
- a CDS encoding NADH-quinone oxidoreductase subunit B family protein — MKLTPSLNRSLWVFHFNAGSCNGCDIEIVATLTPRYDPERFGVKLVGSPRHADVLLVTGPVTNQMADRLRRVYAQMAGPKVVMVVGTCGQSGGVFSTSYNLAGPVDQIIPVDVYVPGCAPRPEAIINGVVTAIAKLERLEGGK, encoded by the coding sequence ATGAAGCTCACACCATCCTTAAACAGATCTCTCTGGGTCTTCCACTTCAATGCGGGGTCATGCAACGGCTGCGATATCGAGATCGTGGCGACCCTGACCCCCAGGTATGACCCTGAACGCTTCGGCGTAAAACTCGTGGGTTCTCCCCGCCATGCGGACGTATTACTCGTAACGGGACCCGTCACGAACCAGATGGCCGACAGACTCCGCAGGGTCTATGCCCAGATGGCCGGACCAAAAGTGGTGATGGTCGTTGGAACATGCGGCCAGTCAGGCGGCGTGTTTTCGACATCATACAATCTGGCAGGCCCGGTCGATCAGATCATCCCGGTGGACGTGTATGTCCCGGGATGTGCCCCAAGACCTGAGGCGATCATCAACGGCGTTGTCACGGCGATCGCGAAGCTCGAACGACTCGAAGGAGGAAAATAA
- a CDS encoding Na(+)/H(+) antiporter subunit B, which translates to MTIGLIVKTAGRLLVPFIFIFGFYIVAHGHLTPGGGFQGGAVIATGVALILVCYYYRECMEKFIPVSSFKLVESAGLMLFICTALAGLVVASGFLFNWLNATGGLFGNAVAYGINPGDLYTAGIIPILNFAIGIEVFGALSAVLMFMFAGLKEPTQEEDDAKAPVQNMHKGKKGVRK; encoded by the coding sequence ATGACGATCGGTCTTATTGTCAAAACAGCAGGCCGCCTGCTCGTTCCGTTCATCTTCATCTTCGGTTTCTACATCGTGGCACACGGTCACCTGACACCAGGCGGAGGATTCCAGGGAGGAGCCGTTATCGCGACAGGCGTTGCACTGATCCTCGTCTGTTATTATTACCGCGAGTGTATGGAGAAGTTCATCCCTGTCTCGAGCTTCAAACTCGTCGAATCGGCAGGTCTTATGCTCTTCATCTGTACGGCACTTGCCGGACTCGTGGTCGCATCGGGCTTCCTCTTCAACTGGCTGAACGCCACGGGAGGACTCTTCGGGAATGCGGTCGCCTACGGAATAAATCCCGGCGATCTCTACACCGCCGGAATCATCCCGATCCTGAACTTCGCTATCGGGATCGAGGTGTTCGGTGCCCTTTCAGCCGTGCTGATGTTCATGTTCGCCGGTCTGAAAGAACCCACACAGGAAGAGGACGATGCAAAAGCACCGGTCCAAAATATGCATAAGGGCAAAAAAGGAGTGAGAAAATGA
- a CDS encoding NADH-quinone oxidoreductase subunit C, protein MDEIYTPAEVVDKLKASLGDSMLDSSIRVRAEGVKKRENSNIWITIQKEAIHQAVEELMKIRYPHLSCISGYDKGPNDPNLRVHYIFSLYGGIENTECMVIFSTDIPKADPHIPTITDLMEGAAFTEQEKREYLGIVVDGLPPAKHKFFLPQDFPANVYPLRKDEKKIPDSMIKNLWACGRPDNRPPAPLEDE, encoded by the coding sequence ATGGACGAAATATATACCCCCGCGGAAGTGGTGGATAAACTCAAAGCCTCACTCGGCGATTCTATGCTGGACTCCTCCATCAGGGTAAGAGCCGAAGGAGTGAAGAAACGGGAGAACAGCAATATCTGGATCACGATCCAAAAGGAAGCGATCCATCAGGCAGTCGAAGAGCTGATGAAGATCCGGTACCCCCACTTGTCCTGCATTTCAGGATACGACAAAGGACCAAACGATCCAAATCTCAGGGTCCATTACATTTTCTCCCTCTACGGCGGGATCGAAAACACCGAATGTATGGTCATCTTTTCGACTGATATCCCGAAAGCAGACCCGCATATCCCAACGATCACCGATCTGATGGAAGGTGCAGCGTTCACCGAGCAGGAGAAAAGGGAGTATCTCGGCATCGTTGTCGACGGTCTGCCGCCGGCAAAACACAAATTCTTCCTGCCGCAGGATTTCCCGGCAAACGTCTATCCTTTACGAAAGGATGAGAAGAAGATCCCCGACTCGATGATCAAAAATCTCTGGGCATGCGGCAGACCGGATAACCGGCCGCCTGCACCTCTGGAGGATGAGTAA
- a CDS encoding DUF4013 domain-containing protein, with amino-acid sequence MSIEIGENLTASFGFAKEKLGGNIGTWLILSILNLIPIVNWIVYGTFVKILRGDEPNLDNMGKSFVDGLLALIIGIIYMIIPIILTIVISVGMFTISSVTTVTPMSTMSAMSPVVPVVTTGVGFALMFGLILLCIIVTFLFALFAKPAVVNFARNGFGAAFHFGEIFRMISKAGWLKYILSLILFWIIFGAIILICLMIPILGWVILIFIMPFLYFWGAKYLANLFE; translated from the coding sequence ATGTCAATTGAAATTGGAGAAAATTTAACCGCGTCCTTTGGGTTTGCAAAAGAGAAACTCGGGGGCAACATCGGAACATGGCTGATCCTCTCGATCCTCAACCTTATCCCGATCGTCAACTGGATAGTCTACGGAACATTTGTGAAGATCCTTCGCGGCGATGAACCAAATCTCGACAATATGGGAAAATCCTTTGTTGACGGTCTTCTTGCACTGATCATTGGTATCATCTACATGATCATTCCGATCATTCTTACGATTGTTATCTCGGTCGGCATGTTCACGATCAGTTCAGTTACCACCGTGACGCCAATGTCAACGATGTCGGCGATGTCTCCGGTCGTACCCGTGGTCACGACAGGTGTGGGTTTTGCCCTCATGTTCGGTCTGATTCTGCTCTGTATCATCGTCACATTCCTGTTTGCTCTGTTCGCAAAACCGGCTGTGGTCAACTTTGCCCGCAACGGATTCGGTGCTGCGTTCCACTTCGGTGAAATATTCAGAATGATCAGCAAAGCAGGCTGGCTCAAGTACATCCTTTCGCTCATCCTCTTCTGGATCATCTTCGGTGCGATCATCCTCATCTGCTTAATGATCCCGATCCTCGGCTGGGTCATTCTGATCTTCATCATGCCGTTCCTCTACTTCTGGGGAGCAAAGTATCTCGCCAATCTGTTCGAGTAA
- a CDS encoding hydrogenase subunit MbhD domain-containing protein: MIELFPESYVVLHLLFLAAILLSAVTVFFLKDLIAAAIAFSAFSFLLALEFFLLQAPDVAIAEASIGAGISTAIMMIAIRGTKRKEGEEE; encoded by the coding sequence ATGATCGAACTGTTTCCCGAAAGCTATGTGGTTTTACACCTTCTCTTCCTCGCAGCAATACTTTTATCTGCAGTGACGGTATTTTTCCTGAAAGATCTGATAGCGGCCGCGATAGCGTTTTCCGCATTCAGTTTCCTTCTCGCTCTTGAGTTCTTCCTTCTGCAGGCACCCGATGTGGCGATCGCAGAAGCAAGTATCGGAGCAGGGATCTCGACGGCGATCATGATGATCGCCATACGCGGGACAAAACGTAAGGAAGGTGAAGAGGAATGA
- a CDS encoding DUF4013 domain-containing protein — translation MSIGIGENLTESFGYAKDKLVGSIGNWIILMILTIIPIVNFIAMGTYLKVYRGEDPKVENIGKSFVDGLLLFIIAFIYMLIPTIIAILLGVGSLMIGSVFMSPTGSVGGAAMFAALAASMGLILLCIIIFILFALIMTPAIVNFARKGFGAAFNFSEIFGMVAKAGWLKYILCIIILAVIFGIIGLLGMIPFIGWLVMIIILPFLIVWASKFWTNLFA, via the coding sequence ATGTCAATTGGAATTGGAGAAAATTTAACCGAATCTTTTGGTTATGCAAAAGATAAACTCGTGGGAAGTATTGGTAACTGGATCATTTTGATGATCCTGACCATCATCCCGATCGTTAACTTCATCGCAATGGGAACATACCTGAAGGTTTACCGCGGAGAGGACCCGAAAGTTGAAAACATCGGGAAATCCTTTGTTGATGGTCTTCTTTTATTCATCATCGCATTCATCTACATGCTTATCCCGACGATCATCGCTATCCTCCTTGGCGTCGGCAGTCTGATGATCGGCAGCGTTTTCATGTCACCTACCGGATCAGTGGGCGGAGCCGCGATGTTTGCTGCCCTTGCAGCAAGTATGGGACTGATCCTTCTCTGTATCATAATATTCATTCTGTTTGCCCTCATCATGACTCCGGCAATAGTCAACTTTGCCCGCAAAGGATTTGGCGCAGCATTCAACTTCAGTGAGATCTTCGGCATGGTCGCAAAGGCCGGCTGGCTTAAGTACATCTTATGCATCATCATCCTTGCAGTCATCTTTGGTATCATTGGTCTTCTTGGCATGATCCCGTTCATTGGATGGCTTGTTATGATCATCATTTTACCCTTCCTCATCGTCTGGGCCAGCAAGTTCTGGACAAACCTGTTTGCGTAA
- a CDS encoding Na+/H+ antiporter subunit E, translated as MSNVFPAILAGAAAFIIYLILSAGSATPNDGILLWSSAEIIIGLILSIITGLICRKLWVGKSYRMANPLRWLLLIVYIIPFLIELIIANLTVAWKIVTGRNIRPGIVKLTPGMKTDGGALLLSASITYQPGTATVDVNDETRELYVHCLDVGEDPKGIIPADKIFTKIDLAKWIRRITE; from the coding sequence GTGAGTAACGTTTTCCCCGCAATACTCGCAGGTGCTGCAGCATTCATCATCTATCTGATACTGTCTGCAGGTTCGGCAACACCAAACGACGGGATCCTTCTCTGGTCATCCGCAGAAATCATCATTGGACTAATTCTTTCGATTATAACCGGGTTGATATGCCGGAAACTCTGGGTCGGAAAAAGCTATAGAATGGCAAACCCGCTTCGCTGGCTCCTCCTGATCGTCTATATCATTCCGTTTCTAATCGAACTTATTATTGCAAATCTGACCGTAGCCTGGAAGATCGTCACCGGCAGAAATATCAGACCTGGGATCGTGAAACTCACGCCTGGCATGAAAACCGACGGAGGCGCACTGCTTCTTTCGGCATCCATCACCTATCAGCCGGGAACGGCCACGGTGGACGTGAATGACGAGACCAGGGAACTTTACGTCCACTGTCTCGATGTCGGCGAAGATCCAAAAGGGATCATACCTGCAGATAAGATCTTCACGAAGATCGATCTCGCTAAATGGATCAGGAGGATCACCGAATGA
- a CDS encoding zinc ribbon domain-containing protein: MPFCPGCGAEILTTAELCPVCGTRIHNKPRSNLPRNAHGDLVTGEKSEFLAVILGFFIIGAGLMYAGRVGLGVLHLVLSILFCWTFLVPFALWIYGMLKGYELCKENNMLWIQYLEENR; the protein is encoded by the coding sequence ATGCCATTTTGTCCAGGGTGCGGTGCTGAAATTCTTACCACCGCTGAGCTATGTCCTGTGTGCGGAACACGAATACATAATAAGCCCCGCAGCAATCTCCCACGAAATGCACATGGTGATCTGGTCACCGGTGAGAAAAGCGAATTTCTCGCCGTTATTCTGGGATTTTTCATCATCGGTGCCGGACTCATGTATGCCGGACGTGTTGGACTTGGGGTTCTTCACCTGGTGTTGTCCATTCTCTTCTGCTGGACGTTCCTCGTGCCCTTTGCTTTGTGGATCTATGGTATGCTAAAAGGCTATGAACTCTGCAAAGAAAACAATATGCTCTGGATCCAATATCTGGAAGAAAACAGATAA
- a CDS encoding cation:proton antiporter, translating to MNDIFMIAAIIFVLLIFACGVRIWRGPTNADRMLALEVVNILVVTIMITLSLWFEQPVFIDVAIVYALLSFVGTLYVAKLIMGDLQ from the coding sequence ATGAACGATATATTCATGATCGCAGCGATCATTTTCGTGCTTCTCATCTTTGCATGCGGGGTTCGAATCTGGCGCGGACCGACAAATGCCGACCGTATGCTCGCACTCGAAGTGGTCAACATCCTCGTTGTCACCATCATGATCACCCTCTCGCTCTGGTTCGAGCAGCCGGTGTTCATCGATGTGGCGATCGTCTATGCTCTTCTCTCCTTTGTAGGAACACTCTACGTCGCAAAACTCATCATGGGGGATCTCCAATGA
- a CDS encoding sodium:proton antiporter produces the protein MIANLPFIAVALLIGIALATILLKKNMIKMVMGLAMLEGAVNLFLVTLGYRENGIAPIFTNAPEGADMVLPTVQALTLTNIVIGVATTALLLVLVMVIYKKYGTVNADKMRRLKE, from the coding sequence ATGATAGCAAATCTGCCGTTTATTGCGGTGGCATTACTTATCGGCATCGCGCTTGCCACCATTCTTCTCAAGAAGAATATGATCAAAATGGTGATGGGTCTCGCGATGCTGGAAGGAGCGGTCAATCTGTTTCTGGTAACTCTTGGCTACCGGGAAAACGGGATCGCCCCGATCTTCACGAATGCACCGGAAGGCGCCGATATGGTTCTCCCGACGGTCCAGGCGCTCACGCTGACAAACATCGTTATCGGTGTTGCAACGACTGCCCTTCTGCTCGTTTTAGTGATGGTCATCTATAAAAAATACGGTACGGTCAATGCGGATAAGATGCGGAGGCTCAAGGAATGA
- the mnhG gene encoding monovalent cation/H(+) antiporter subunit G gives MIDILVTVCVVISLIFSILGVIGLFRFPDFYTRIHAAGLVGSLGFLFMGAAVLIYAGGLLLAGDEAWLNYGAHVVLALMVVVITGTTATHAIARSAYRSGNMPIAKIDALNADETKMKHREERKK, from the coding sequence ATGATCGATATACTCGTAACCGTCTGTGTGGTGATCTCACTCATATTCAGCATCCTTGGGGTGATCGGTCTTTTCCGGTTCCCTGACTTTTACACACGCATCCATGCCGCCGGACTGGTCGGCAGTCTCGGATTTCTTTTCATGGGAGCCGCCGTCCTTATCTACGCCGGAGGTCTCCTGCTTGCGGGCGATGAAGCCTGGCTCAACTACGGGGCACACGTTGTTCTGGCCCTCATGGTCGTGGTGATCACAGGGACAACGGCGACCCATGCGATCGCCCGCAGTGCATACCGCTCGGGAAATATGCCGATCGCAAAAATCGACGCCCTGAACGCGGACGAAACAAAAATGAAACACCGGGAGGAACGAAAGAAATGA
- a CDS encoding 4Fe-4S binding protein: MFPMLKEILVQSVKKPVTNLFPAARLPKTITGFLGKVSEGKAALIPPVETPENMRGKLLYDRNLCNGCGLCMKVCPAHAIEQVTYPVPPAKEGEDKPRVQKRVRIYVGNCIFCGQCIDICPKDAISQSSEFLLATEDRFAESQIIE; this comes from the coding sequence ATGTTCCCGATGCTCAAAGAGATCCTCGTCCAGTCGGTGAAAAAGCCGGTCACAAATCTTTTCCCGGCAGCTCGTCTCCCAAAAACCATAACCGGATTTTTAGGGAAAGTGAGCGAGGGAAAAGCAGCGCTGATCCCTCCGGTGGAGACGCCGGAGAATATGCGGGGTAAACTGCTCTATGATCGAAACCTCTGCAACGGGTGCGGCCTGTGTATGAAGGTCTGTCCGGCCCATGCGATTGAACAGGTCACCTATCCCGTGCCTCCCGCAAAAGAAGGAGAGGACAAGCCGCGTGTCCAGAAAAGGGTCCGTATCTATGTTGGAAACTGTATTTTCTGCGGTCAGTGTATCGATATCTGCCCAAAGGACGCCATCTCCCAGTCGTCGGAGTTCCTGCTTGCAACGGAAGACCGATTCGCTGAAAGCCAGATCATAGAGTGA
- the mbhE gene encoding hydrogen gas-evolving membrane-bound hydrogenase subunit E: protein MKEAGSIFQPRFAIVLIVLVTIIFLLPAFGLTFGAPEATMTDQYYIDHSQTETGANNVVSAVVFDFRGFDTLGEATVLFIAVLGVAMIFRRTHK from the coding sequence ATGAAAGAAGCAGGTTCCATCTTCCAGCCAAGATTTGCGATCGTTCTGATCGTCCTGGTAACAATAATCTTCCTTCTGCCGGCATTCGGTCTGACCTTCGGCGCTCCGGAGGCCACGATGACGGACCAGTATTACATCGATCACTCGCAGACCGAGACCGGAGCGAACAACGTGGTCTCTGCAGTCGTCTTCGATTTCCGTGGATTCGATACGCTTGGTGAAGCGACCGTTCTGTTCATTGCGGTCCTCGGGGTCGCGATGATCTTTCGGAGGACACACAAATGA
- a CDS encoding respiratory chain complex I subunit 1 family protein, with protein sequence MNIILSAVGGTVVLAIIAIIVGLFLAGIDRRIVAHMQARMGPPLTQPFTDVRKLFAKQSIVPANAIPWLFNLMPIVALASSIAVLLYLPFGSLAPILGDAGDMILVLYLLIVPSLALVIGGFASGSPYATIGAQREMVSMIAYELPLAVSVIIIAWRLMTANVADPFSFTTLMQTSVWDVVGPLGVIGLLILLILFAWITPGELSKVPFDTPEAETELAGGILVEYSGRNLGVFSLAQAVKTVAMIAFGVIILLPWNLSPVFGLTGAGAAVIDILFFFAKVIVVSIFSVTVIRTMMARFRITQVVKVYWFIFGGLGIAAIILLMLDAFLMGGI encoded by the coding sequence ATGAATATCATCCTTTCCGCAGTCGGCGGAACGGTGGTCCTCGCGATCATCGCGATCATCGTCGGCCTGTTCCTCGCCGGGATTGACCGAAGGATCGTCGCCCACATGCAGGCACGCATGGGTCCCCCCCTTACCCAGCCGTTCACTGATGTTCGAAAACTGTTTGCAAAACAGAGCATCGTGCCGGCAAACGCGATCCCCTGGCTCTTTAATCTGATGCCGATCGTCGCTCTCGCCTCCTCGATCGCTGTGCTTTTGTATCTGCCGTTCGGCAGCCTGGCCCCGATCCTCGGCGATGCCGGCGATATGATCCTCGTGCTCTATCTCCTGATCGTTCCGTCACTTGCCCTCGTGATCGGCGGATTTGCCTCGGGCTCTCCGTATGCAACGATCGGCGCTCAGCGTGAAATGGTCTCGATGATCGCCTACGAATTACCGCTCGCAGTGTCCGTTATCATCATCGCCTGGAGACTCATGACCGCGAATGTTGCCGACCCGTTCTCCTTTACAACGCTGATGCAGACTTCCGTCTGGGATGTCGTCGGACCTCTCGGAGTCATCGGTCTTCTGATCCTTTTGATCCTTTTTGCCTGGATCACACCCGGAGAACTCTCGAAGGTCCCGTTCGATACGCCAGAAGCGGAAACGGAACTCGCAGGAGGAATTCTCGTCGAGTACTCGGGCAGAAACCTCGGTGTCTTCTCACTTGCTCAGGCAGTGAAAACGGTCGCGATGATCGCTTTTGGCGTCATCATCCTGCTGCCCTGGAATCTTTCCCCGGTCTTCGGCCTCACCGGGGCCGGAGCTGCGGTGATCGATATTCTGTTCTTCTTCGCAAAAGTCATCGTCGTCTCGATCTTTTCGGTGACGGTGATCAGAACGATGATGGCAAGGTTCCGTATCACGCAGGTCGTGAAAGTCTACTGGTTCATCTTCGGCGGGCTTGGGATCGCGGCGATCATTCTTCTGATGCTGGATGCTTTTCTGATGGGGGGGATCTAA